Proteins found in one Bremerella volcania genomic segment:
- a CDS encoding sigma-70 family RNA polymerase sigma factor has translation METMSPANSEASGISPEFAQHLIASQSALYAFIASLMGGVSEANDVLQETNLKLCNKASEYDPAQPFLRWAYVFARFEVMAWRKKQSRSRIVLDDELVALIASDWEGTSADSTQQISALEGCLDKLPPQQRDLLDARYGRGEAVQDIAARQCRTENAMSALFYRVRKSLADCIELALRRETYE, from the coding sequence ATGGAAACGATGTCGCCTGCCAATTCGGAAGCTTCGGGGATTTCCCCCGAATTTGCTCAACACCTGATCGCCAGTCAGAGTGCTTTGTATGCGTTTATTGCTTCCCTAATGGGTGGCGTTTCCGAGGCTAATGACGTGCTTCAAGAAACCAATCTAAAGCTCTGCAACAAGGCAAGCGAATACGATCCAGCGCAGCCCTTCCTCCGCTGGGCATACGTCTTTGCCCGATTCGAGGTGATGGCCTGGCGCAAGAAACAATCTCGTTCCCGCATCGTCTTGGATGATGAACTGGTCGCCTTGATCGCTTCGGATTGGGAGGGCACATCGGCCGACTCGACTCAGCAGATTTCCGCCCTCGAAGGATGCCTCGATAAATTGCCCCCACAACAACGAGACCTCCTCGACGCAAGATATGGCCGCGGCGAAGCGGTTCAAGACATCGCGGCCCGACAGTGCCGTACCGAAAATGCAATGTCGGCACTATTTTATCGCGTCCGTAAGTCCCTTGCGGACTGCATTGAATTGGCCCTTCGCCGGGAGACCTACGAATGA
- a CDS encoding YybH family protein codes for MKRIFTGLTVALLLCGSSWSQDANPAAPADAEKVKEAEANASPASDEDMPDVGDAIVEIELVLTEDEAAILAAVDSYAATFNKGDAKALAEHWTENGEFVTPAGDVLKGRKALEDDFAAYFKDKAGAKLELVQTQIKMLSPHVASETGIARVILEGEEPSETMYEAIHVKTAEGWRIDTVKEDAVPEAAPTHYEQLQALQWMIGTWVDDAQEGVTVETTGRWTKNNNFIVRSFRVFVQDQVDFEGTQVVGWDPSAGAIRSWTFDSDGGFGVGRWSNSGNRWTVQALNVLPDGRRGSSTNIYDLLDENTIEFKSIGRQVDGELLPSIDTFTIVRAAE; via the coding sequence ATGAAACGAATATTTACGGGTCTTACGGTGGCTCTGCTGCTTTGCGGGTCAAGTTGGTCTCAAGATGCCAATCCTGCCGCCCCTGCGGATGCGGAGAAAGTGAAGGAGGCAGAGGCAAACGCTTCGCCGGCTTCCGATGAAGATATGCCCGACGTGGGGGATGCAATCGTTGAGATTGAATTGGTACTGACCGAGGATGAAGCAGCGATCTTGGCAGCGGTCGATTCCTATGCCGCGACCTTCAACAAGGGAGATGCGAAAGCCTTAGCAGAGCATTGGACCGAAAACGGCGAATTCGTCACGCCGGCGGGGGACGTCCTGAAGGGACGCAAGGCGCTGGAAGATGATTTCGCCGCTTATTTCAAGGACAAAGCAGGGGCGAAACTAGAGCTGGTGCAAACGCAGATCAAAATGCTTTCTCCTCATGTGGCATCCGAAACGGGGATCGCCAGGGTGATTCTCGAGGGGGAAGAACCAAGCGAGACAATGTACGAAGCCATCCACGTGAAGACCGCCGAGGGATGGCGGATTGATACCGTCAAAGAAGATGCAGTACCGGAAGCAGCTCCAACGCACTACGAGCAGCTTCAGGCTCTTCAGTGGATGATTGGTACCTGGGTCGACGATGCGCAAGAGGGCGTGACCGTCGAAACCACCGGACGCTGGACAAAGAATAATAACTTCATCGTCCGTTCGTTCCGTGTTTTCGTTCAGGATCAGGTCGACTTTGAAGGGACGCAGGTCGTTGGCTGGGATCCGAGTGCCGGAGCAATTCGTTCTTGGACTTTCGATTCCGACGGTGGGTTTGGTGTCGGTCGCTGGTCGAATTCCGGCAACCGCTGGACTGTTCAGGCACTGAACGTGCTGCCGGATGGCCGCCGTGGATCGTCCACCAATATCTACGATCTCTTGGATGAAAACACCATCGAATTCAAATCAATCGGACGTCAAGTCGATGGAGAACTACTGCCCAGTATCGACACGTTCACGATCGTTCGAGCAGCGGAATAA
- a CDS encoding FecR domain-containing protein: MSDKSRFVTLCNAVLEGQATESDVAEFQQVLRDDAESRHAYREQMKIHAYLTWQHGRAAVDESLVISTKPDLPENDWNWNVPAVGLALSILILAIGLTGWWLSSPRGVPLVVISATDMDLAKGSRVFRKQIDIPQGSLKFRLDSGAEVEAIGPVRCELVSDMLLRVTLGSVTVDVGDDAAGFQVETAEAQIIDLGTRFGVSVHDSGETDVVVFEGAVDVHSPPGRSQPSNTIANLKEGEAIRVDKGRGSQRLTSVVVRGDRNEVLAGSKDPVPVIFDITDNGKHKGKHRCYSVRVGGLGPPTRSYVGLGLPKWRPMKGQRFPEAMRGADVVVMYSQDRYHPELEYYVNLSVPSRLFVWHDSRLEPPDWLTQDFQKTNMKLRSGPWAPSNDIISSIEVPEGEDIYVEYEVWQRDVPAGTVTLGGNHNTTNSLRYAMYGIAAKALEE; this comes from the coding sequence ATGAGCGATAAAAGCCGGTTCGTCACGCTCTGTAACGCCGTGCTTGAAGGGCAGGCAACCGAGTCCGACGTGGCGGAGTTTCAGCAAGTCCTCCGAGACGATGCCGAATCTCGTCACGCCTATCGTGAGCAAATGAAGATTCATGCCTACCTGACCTGGCAACATGGCCGCGCCGCGGTCGATGAATCGCTGGTGATTTCCACGAAACCAGATTTACCTGAGAACGATTGGAACTGGAACGTACCAGCAGTGGGTTTGGCCCTCTCCATTCTCATCCTGGCAATAGGTCTGACCGGGTGGTGGCTATCCTCACCTCGCGGAGTTCCATTAGTTGTGATCTCGGCAACCGACATGGACTTGGCCAAGGGAAGTCGCGTCTTCCGAAAGCAGATCGATATCCCCCAGGGCTCCTTAAAGTTTCGTCTCGACTCCGGGGCGGAAGTCGAGGCGATTGGCCCCGTCCGGTGCGAGCTTGTCAGTGACATGCTTTTGCGAGTCACTCTCGGCAGCGTGACCGTCGATGTAGGCGATGACGCGGCTGGATTTCAAGTCGAAACTGCCGAGGCTCAAATCATCGACCTGGGCACACGATTCGGCGTTTCCGTTCATGACTCAGGTGAGACAGATGTGGTGGTCTTTGAAGGGGCCGTCGATGTTCACTCGCCTCCCGGCAGATCGCAGCCATCCAACACGATTGCAAACCTCAAAGAAGGGGAAGCGATTCGCGTTGACAAGGGAAGGGGTTCCCAACGATTGACGAGCGTTGTCGTACGCGGCGATCGCAATGAAGTACTCGCCGGCAGCAAAGATCCTGTGCCCGTGATCTTCGACATCACGGATAACGGAAAACACAAAGGCAAACATCGCTGCTATAGCGTGCGAGTCGGTGGATTAGGGCCACCGACCAGGAGCTATGTGGGACTTGGTCTTCCGAAATGGCGGCCAATGAAGGGGCAGCGTTTCCCCGAAGCGATGCGTGGTGCCGATGTCGTAGTGATGTATTCCCAAGATCGATATCATCCCGAACTCGAGTACTACGTGAACCTTTCCGTACCCAGTCGCTTGTTCGTTTGGCACGATTCACGACTAGAACCGCCTGATTGGCTGACCCAAGATTTTCAGAAGACGAATATGAAGTTGCGTAGCGGTCCTTGGGCGCCGTCGAACGACATCATTTCCAGTATCGAGGTGCCGGAGGGGGAAGATATCTACGTCGAGTACGAAGTCTGGCAACGCGATGTCCCCGCAGGCACCGTCACCCTGGGCGGCAATCACAATACAACAAACAGTTTGCGGTATGCCATGTATGGCATCGCCGCTAAAGCATTGGAAGAGTAA
- a CDS encoding ion channel, producing the protein MTSADMGKEIRFSVLLGSLIIAVVVAPLLEATRLGDLIQLSCLTLVFVSAVLINWQHRTKLWMFACAAIIALALHWWSFFLPNENVIILRYVAGFFFLGFTAVLLLKSIIRSEEVTPNAILGSICVYLLLGLMWALGYSALTLLEATPFALPTTPPGDSVNDPPSLATLLYFSFVTMSTLGYGDITPQTDLARTLTWTQSVTGQFYLAVLVARLVSAMPRQERSERTKVVE; encoded by the coding sequence ATGACATCCGCTGACATGGGAAAAGAGATTCGATTCTCTGTTCTATTAGGTTCACTCATCATTGCGGTGGTGGTAGCACCTCTTTTGGAAGCAACTCGGCTTGGCGACCTGATTCAGCTTAGTTGTTTAACCCTGGTCTTTGTCTCTGCGGTCCTGATCAATTGGCAGCATCGAACCAAGCTCTGGATGTTTGCCTGTGCGGCAATCATTGCCCTCGCGCTTCACTGGTGGTCGTTCTTTCTTCCCAATGAAAATGTCATCATCCTTCGCTATGTCGCAGGCTTCTTCTTTCTCGGCTTTACGGCCGTTCTTCTTCTCAAATCAATCATTCGTAGCGAAGAGGTAACTCCCAACGCGATCCTCGGATCAATCTGCGTCTACCTTCTCTTAGGATTAATGTGGGCTTTGGGATATTCAGCACTGACGCTTCTTGAAGCCACTCCGTTCGCGCTTCCAACGACACCTCCAGGCGATAGCGTGAACGACCCTCCCAGCCTGGCCACCTTGCTTTACTTCAGCTTCGTTACCATGTCGACCCTCGGCTATGGAGATATTACTCCACAAACCGACCTGGCAAGGACCCTGACATGGACGCAGTCAGTCACTGGCCAGTTTTATCTTGCGGTATTGGTTGCTCGCCTCGTCAGTGCGATGCCCAGGCAGGAGCGGTCAGAGAGAACCAAAGTCGTAGAGTAA
- a CDS encoding class I SAM-dependent methyltransferase, producing the protein MNPKHPISLTNLQKTLLITLHAKALESKCHDSILKDHYAAKVAEQIDYDFSRFKLSRDAIVALAIRAKALDWWTEEFLKENKHANVVHIGCGLDSRHLRLNSAKEVTWWEVDYPEVIALREKTYEERPGCRLLGANILEDDWLQAISSDVPTIVVAEGVLPYFSEETAIQFLSCVVSHFNSGQIAFDAYNRWGVMWLNQLPIMRQTQEKLHWAVDDPRQLEVAVPSMRLKVENTDGISEFVQRAGFWSRTAFRLSRGLPMFRRMGQLLLYDFGSL; encoded by the coding sequence GTGAATCCCAAGCATCCGATCTCGCTGACGAATCTGCAAAAGACACTCTTAATTACGCTTCATGCCAAGGCGTTGGAAAGTAAGTGCCACGATTCCATTCTGAAGGATCACTATGCGGCCAAAGTGGCTGAGCAGATCGACTATGACTTTTCACGTTTCAAGCTTTCGCGCGATGCGATTGTTGCACTTGCCATTCGAGCGAAAGCTCTTGATTGGTGGACCGAGGAGTTCCTCAAAGAAAACAAGCATGCGAATGTTGTGCACATTGGATGTGGACTCGATAGCCGCCACTTGCGGCTGAATTCGGCCAAGGAAGTGACTTGGTGGGAAGTCGACTATCCCGAAGTCATTGCGCTTCGCGAAAAGACCTACGAAGAGCGACCAGGATGCCGCTTGCTAGGCGCCAACATCCTGGAAGACGACTGGCTGCAAGCGATATCTTCTGATGTGCCTACCATCGTTGTAGCCGAAGGGGTTCTTCCTTACTTTTCCGAAGAAACAGCAATCCAGTTTCTTTCCTGTGTAGTATCGCACTTCAATTCCGGGCAGATTGCGTTCGACGCCTACAATCGCTGGGGCGTGATGTGGTTGAACCAACTGCCAATCATGCGACAAACCCAAGAGAAACTGCATTGGGCCGTTGATGATCCCCGGCAACTGGAAGTCGCCGTGCCGTCCATGAGATTGAAAGTGGAGAACACCGATGGAATTTCCGAGTTCGTACAACGGGCCGGATTCTGGTCGCGAACGGCGTTTCGATTGAGTCGAGGGTTACCAATGTTTCGAAGAATGGGGCAGCTCTTACTCTACGACTTTGGTTCTCTCTGA
- a CDS encoding sulfatase family protein, with translation MNLITRTLLLCCAVPFSFLLTAETNAAEKSRPNILFLFTDDQAPWALQASGQSHAVTPNMDSLVKQGAYLTNSFTVTPVCSPSRASLISGRYGSELGITDWIHPQREPKLGLPTDTTTWVQLLQKAGYHTGLVGKWHLGTPDSMHPTKFGYDYFMGFRTGGAPTNNPTLEKNGKNQKMEGLTTDILTDHALEFLTSAPADKPFCLSLHYRAPHTRWLPVADEDWAPFADLDPTIPNPDYPNLDVSRVKQMTREYLASVAGVDRNVGRILKLLKDKNLDENTVVIFSSDHGYNMGHNGIWHKGNGHWVLTKNPPATKNIPNGQRPNMYDNSIRVPTIIRWPGTVKPGIKIEHTVSNLDWFPTLLEMAGVELPSDLKIHGTSIVPILQGKDVEWDNDFYAEYSTKHQSHTHMRMIRTPEWKLIRDFLNEGRDELYHLTDDPAESNNLIASDSPELKAIIKELDAKILRQMKSINDPVLASAASR, from the coding sequence ATGAATTTGATCACCAGGACGCTACTTTTATGCTGCGCCGTTCCTTTTAGTTTTTTGCTAACAGCGGAAACAAACGCCGCTGAGAAGTCGCGACCGAACATCCTCTTTCTGTTCACCGACGACCAGGCTCCATGGGCACTGCAGGCGTCAGGACAATCACACGCCGTTACCCCCAACATGGATTCACTGGTCAAGCAGGGAGCCTATCTGACCAATTCGTTCACGGTGACGCCTGTGTGCAGTCCATCGCGTGCCTCGTTGATCTCAGGACGGTACGGCTCGGAATTGGGAATCACCGATTGGATTCACCCCCAACGCGAACCGAAACTCGGCCTACCCACCGATACCACAACCTGGGTCCAGCTGTTGCAGAAGGCAGGCTATCACACGGGACTCGTTGGCAAGTGGCACTTGGGAACGCCTGATTCCATGCATCCCACCAAGTTTGGCTATGACTACTTCATGGGATTCCGCACTGGAGGCGCACCGACCAACAACCCGACGCTGGAAAAGAACGGCAAGAACCAAAAGATGGAAGGGCTGACTACCGACATCCTGACCGATCACGCCCTCGAATTTCTAACTAGTGCGCCGGCCGACAAGCCGTTCTGCCTGTCGCTGCACTACCGTGCACCCCATACGCGGTGGCTTCCGGTAGCCGACGAAGACTGGGCACCGTTTGCCGATCTGGATCCCACGATCCCTAATCCTGATTATCCGAATCTGGATGTTTCTCGTGTGAAACAAATGACGCGTGAATACCTGGCAAGTGTTGCCGGCGTCGATCGCAATGTGGGTCGCATCTTAAAACTCCTCAAAGACAAGAACCTTGATGAGAACACCGTCGTGATTTTTTCGAGCGATCATGGCTACAACATGGGGCACAATGGAATCTGGCACAAAGGGAACGGGCACTGGGTGCTGACCAAGAACCCGCCGGCAACCAAGAACATTCCCAACGGTCAACGTCCCAATATGTACGACAATTCAATCCGTGTTCCCACCATCATTCGTTGGCCCGGTACCGTGAAGCCGGGCATTAAGATTGAACACACCGTTTCCAATCTTGATTGGTTTCCGACGCTGCTGGAGATGGCCGGAGTCGAACTTCCATCCGATTTAAAAATCCACGGCACGAGTATCGTCCCAATTTTGCAAGGAAAGGATGTCGAATGGGACAACGACTTCTATGCGGAGTACAGCACCAAACATCAGTCTCACACCCACATGCGTATGATTCGTACGCCTGAATGGAAGCTGATTCGCGATTTTCTGAACGAAGGCCGCGATGAGCTTTACCACCTGACCGATGATCCTGCCGAGTCGAATAACCTGATTGCTTCCGATTCCCCCGAGTTGAAGGCGATCATCAAAGAACTGGACGCCAAGATTCTGCGGCAAATGAAGTCGATCAATGACCCTGTCTTAGCTTCGGCTGCTTCCAGATAA
- a CDS encoding sulfatase-like hydrolase/transferase — MKTLLRTCHIATLLVAMSLLASDVRAASKDPAKPNVVILFSDDAGYHEFSLHGAELFPTPRINSIAANGVRFTNGYVSGTVCSPSRAGLLTGRYQNRFGHEFNIPPVYSETNGLSLEETTIADVMKQAGYQTIALGKWHLGYAPKFHPMERGFTDFYGFLQGARSYFPLDKPTRLNQLLRDREPVRPESFEYMTDELAIAAADYIAKSEDRPFFMYVAFNAIHTPNHVLQSDLDSLGGDTRQAKHRAMTIALDRAVGTVLDAINEQGIKDNTIVIFLNDNGGATGHDNTPLRGKKGSAWEGGIRVPFVMQWPGKIEKGKVIDEAVIALDIFPTIMKAAGVSESPGLPLDGTDLTPFLTGETKAPPHETLFWKSGANWAVRDGNLKLVVASGGSGKPELYDLSQDAEEKINIAAEHPDQVKKLESMYFQWKKDFPTPTWGGGKPKK; from the coding sequence ATGAAAACTCTACTTAGAACATGCCATATCGCCACATTGTTGGTGGCCATGAGTCTACTCGCAAGCGACGTACGGGCCGCGAGCAAGGACCCTGCGAAGCCGAATGTGGTTATCCTTTTCTCGGACGATGCAGGCTACCACGAGTTCTCCCTCCACGGAGCCGAACTCTTTCCAACTCCGCGCATTAACTCGATCGCGGCCAATGGCGTCCGCTTCACCAACGGATACGTTTCCGGTACCGTCTGCAGCCCATCCCGTGCCGGCCTTCTCACCGGTAGGTATCAGAATCGCTTCGGCCACGAGTTCAACATCCCTCCCGTATATAGCGAGACCAATGGACTATCACTGGAAGAAACGACTATCGCCGATGTGATGAAGCAAGCAGGCTACCAGACCATTGCCTTGGGAAAATGGCATCTGGGTTATGCTCCTAAGTTCCATCCCATGGAGCGAGGCTTCACCGACTTCTATGGATTTCTGCAAGGAGCACGCAGCTACTTCCCGCTGGACAAGCCAACTCGCTTGAATCAGCTACTGCGTGATCGTGAGCCGGTGCGGCCGGAAAGCTTCGAGTACATGACCGATGAACTAGCAATCGCGGCGGCCGACTACATCGCCAAAAGTGAAGACCGCCCCTTCTTCATGTACGTTGCGTTCAATGCGATTCACACCCCGAATCATGTCCTTCAATCCGATCTCGATTCTCTGGGCGGCGACACGCGCCAGGCCAAACACCGCGCGATGACGATCGCTCTCGATCGCGCCGTGGGTACGGTTCTGGATGCGATCAACGAGCAAGGCATCAAGGACAACACCATCGTCATCTTCCTGAACGATAATGGCGGTGCGACAGGTCATGACAATACACCTCTGCGAGGCAAGAAGGGATCGGCCTGGGAAGGTGGCATTCGCGTCCCGTTCGTGATGCAGTGGCCAGGCAAGATCGAAAAAGGGAAAGTCATTGACGAGGCGGTAATCGCGCTAGACATCTTCCCGACGATCATGAAAGCCGCTGGCGTTTCCGAGTCTCCGGGCCTGCCCTTGGATGGCACCGACCTAACACCATTTCTTACTGGGGAAACCAAAGCACCTCCGCACGAAACACTCTTCTGGAAGAGCGGGGCCAACTGGGCAGTCCGCGATGGGAACCTGAAGCTGGTCGTTGCCAGCGGTGGCTCCGGCAAACCGGAACTTTATGACCTAAGCCAAGATGCCGAAGAAAAGATCAACATCGCAGCCGAGCATCCGGATCAGGTCAAGAAGCTGGAATCGATGTACTTCCAGTGGAAAAAAGACTTCCCTACCCCTACGTGGGGAGGTGGTAAGCCAAAGAAGTGA
- a CDS encoding sigma-70 family RNA polymerase sigma factor: protein MAESTSSHRNPTPFVELIVKFERPLMRYIRSLVPRMDDAEEVWQATAIVLWEKFEEFDHEREFLPWAQKFAYFESLKQRRKVARDRMVFSESAMQAIADTHQASQDHLDRRSRALKVCMETLGTNDLALLRSRYDSEITIGKLASQMETTAKTLYRRLDRIRDKLAQCVRRRVALAEE from the coding sequence ATGGCCGAGTCCACCTCCTCGCATCGAAATCCAACCCCTTTCGTTGAATTGATTGTGAAATTCGAGAGGCCCTTGATGCGCTATATTCGGTCGCTAGTCCCCAGAATGGACGACGCGGAAGAAGTGTGGCAAGCCACGGCGATCGTTTTGTGGGAGAAGTTTGAAGAGTTTGATCACGAACGAGAATTCCTTCCCTGGGCTCAAAAATTCGCCTACTTCGAGTCTCTCAAGCAGAGACGCAAGGTAGCCCGCGACCGGATGGTTTTCTCGGAAAGTGCGATGCAAGCCATTGCGGATACGCATCAGGCCTCGCAGGACCATCTGGATCGACGAAGTCGCGCACTGAAAGTTTGCATGGAAACGCTGGGAACCAATGACCTGGCGTTGCTCAGGTCTCGGTATGACTCCGAAATCACCATCGGGAAACTTGCCAGTCAGATGGAAACGACTGCCAAGACGTTGTACCGGCGTTTGGACCGAATCCGTGACAAGCTGGCTCAATGCGTTCGCCGTCGCGTCGCCTTGGCGGAAGAATAG
- a CDS encoding mu-protocadherin- cell-suface protein, protein MKMNVTTLVVAAMIGSLVVGDAYARGGRGGGGGGGRSFSGGGGGGRSISRPSGGSHTPSMSRPSVSRPSPSVSRPSISRPSPSPSTSRPSISAPSMNRPTSSRPAISRPSTGSTPSFSRPSTGGTTRPDVSRPSITTPGSGSSNSRPGITRPGSGDSGNRPGITRPGSGDLGDRPGITRPGSGDSARPGITRPGSGDGNRPSIDRPSTGNRPNFTRPGGGDSGFSRPTNNDLKDFLDLPGKPGGDGEFPNRPGTGDGDRFPNRPGTGDGDRFPNRPGTGDGDRFPNRPGSGDGVNIGSGDRNDINVNIGNKIGNRENNINNIRNKWTNIDNDRRPFNRDWWDGHNHYGHGWHWHNSWNRYPNGWCWRPATWVAFGTWFTWAAWPQPYTYDYGTTVVYRDNYVYVNDQQYASADQYYNQAVNIAESVPENVDEQKVEWMPLGVFAIAEESATDSGMMVQLAVSKEGIIAGTFYNDITGEDRPLQGMVDQKTQRAAWQFADGKNQDIVMETGIYNLTKDEATALVHFGEQETQTWLMVRLPEPEQDKSQPAQ, encoded by the coding sequence ATGAAAATGAATGTAACGACATTGGTTGTCGCGGCCATGATCGGTTCGCTAGTCGTTGGTGACGCCTACGCTCGCGGTGGTCGTGGCGGCGGTGGAGGAGGCGGAAGATCATTTAGTGGCGGTGGTGGAGGGGGACGCTCGATATCACGGCCCAGTGGTGGCAGCCATACTCCTTCGATGAGCCGACCTTCGGTGAGCCGTCCATCCCCTTCCGTAAGCCGACCTTCGATCAGTCGCCCGTCACCATCCCCTTCGACGAGCCGCCCATCGATTAGCGCTCCTTCGATGAATCGACCGACGTCAAGCCGGCCTGCGATTAGCCGTCCATCCACCGGAAGTACGCCCAGCTTCTCTCGGCCAAGCACCGGGGGGACCACACGTCCCGATGTATCGCGCCCCAGCATCACCACGCCGGGAAGTGGTTCCAGCAATAGTCGCCCTGGCATCACACGCCCCGGTAGCGGAGATAGCGGTAACCGTCCAGGTATTACGCGACCTGGAAGTGGCGATCTTGGAGACCGCCCGGGAATCACGCGCCCCGGCAGCGGCGACAGTGCCCGTCCAGGAATTACTCGTCCAGGAAGCGGCGATGGCAATCGTCCCAGCATCGATCGCCCGAGTACCGGCAATCGTCCCAACTTCACACGTCCCGGTGGAGGCGACTCCGGTTTCTCGCGTCCTACCAATAACGATTTGAAGGACTTCCTTGATTTGCCAGGAAAGCCTGGCGGTGACGGTGAATTCCCGAATCGCCCAGGCACCGGTGATGGAGATCGTTTCCCGAATCGACCCGGCACAGGGGATGGCGACCGCTTCCCCAACCGTCCAGGCACCGGTGACGGCGATCGTTTCCCGAATCGTCCTGGCAGCGGGGATGGTGTCAATATTGGTAGTGGGGACCGCAACGATATCAATGTAAATATTGGAAACAAGATCGGTAACCGCGAGAACAACATCAACAACATCCGCAACAAGTGGACGAACATTGACAACGATCGTCGTCCGTTCAATCGGGATTGGTGGGATGGACATAATCACTATGGCCATGGTTGGCACTGGCATAACTCTTGGAATCGATACCCCAATGGTTGGTGCTGGCGACCTGCGACCTGGGTCGCATTTGGCACTTGGTTTACATGGGCTGCCTGGCCTCAGCCCTACACGTATGACTACGGCACCACCGTCGTCTATCGTGATAACTACGTTTACGTGAACGATCAGCAATACGCCTCGGCCGATCAGTACTACAATCAGGCGGTCAATATTGCCGAAAGCGTTCCGGAAAATGTGGACGAACAGAAGGTTGAATGGATGCCGCTAGGGGTCTTCGCGATCGCCGAAGAATCGGCAACCGATTCCGGGATGATGGTTCAGTTGGCTGTCAGCAAGGAAGGTATCATAGCGGGTACCTTCTATAACGATATCACCGGAGAAGATCGGCCCCTTCAGGGGATGGTCGATCAAAAGACGCAGCGAGCTGCCTGGCAGTTTGCCGATGGCAAGAATCAGGACATCGTCATGGAGACCGGGATCTACAATTTGACGAAGGATGAAGCAACGGCTTTAGTTCACTTCGGCGAACAAGAGACCCAGACGTGGTTGATGGTGCGCCTTCCAGAGCCGGAACAGGACAAGAGTCAGCCAGCTCAATAG